In Perca flavescens isolate YP-PL-M2 chromosome 7, PFLA_1.0, whole genome shotgun sequence, the following proteins share a genomic window:
- the gpr157 gene encoding G-protein coupled receptor 157, translated as MDEVCKDSPDLLGEIMRREHDLRTTPRRLLVYLSISDWLSAVSYAFGVWRVFHTDSLDCVAQGAISTFANTSSFFWTVAIAVYLYVFIVRSSQRVADSLVLFFHLVSWGVPLAITVAAVCLNKIGYDASEVSVGWCWVSIHAPDRVLWMLLTGKIWEFLAYLTLPVLYILIKRHIHTAHAALSEYRPILANRPPSHSFSSMADMKLTLIPIIFIVLRIWSTVRFILLLAGSSVRQNPVLVTLHGIGNTSQGAANCIMFVLLTRPIRTRLCAALCCCSKSRADMQHSHDAPNRLLPGQDTSTQREEDNTSRVGTDRGYSVD; from the exons atggacGAAGTTTGTAAAGACTCGCCTGACTTATTAGGGGAAATAATGCGGAGAGAGCATg ATTTAAGGACAACTCCGAGGAGACTGCTGGTCTACCTGTCGATCTCTGACTGGCTGTCCGCCGTCTCCTACGCTTTCGGAGTCTGGAGGGTTTTCCACACCGACTCGCTGGACTGCGTCGCTCAAGGAGCCATATCTACTTTCGCCAACACCAGCTCCTTTTTCTGGACCGTGGCCATTGCTGTTTACCTGTACGTTTTTATCGTAAGGTCTAGCCAAAGAGTTGCTGACAGCTTGGTGTTGTTTTTCCACCTTGTCAG CTGGGGTGTTCCTCTGGCCATCACTGTTGCAGCCGTTTGCCTGAACAAGATTGGCTACGATGCGTCCGAGGTGTCGGTGGGCTGGTGCTGGGTCAGCATCCACGCTCCTGACCGGGTTCTGTGGATGCTGCTGACTGGAAAGATCTGGGAGTTCTTGGCTTACCTCACCCTGCCCGTCCTCTACATCCTGATCAAGAGGCACATCCACACAGCG CATGCTGCCCTGTCCGAGTACCGTCCCATCTTGGCCAACAGGCCTCCGTCACACTCCTTCTCCTCCATGGCGGATATGAAGCTAACACTTATTCCCATCATTTTCATCGTCCTGCGCATTTGGAGCACAGTGCGCTTCATACTGCTGCTAGCCGGCTCTTCAGTCAGACAGAACCCAGTGCTGGTCACTCTACAT GGAATTGGCAACACCTCGCAGGGAGCAGCCAACTGCATCATGTTTGTATTGCTTACTCGGCCAATCCGCACACGCCTCTGTGCCgcgctctgctgctgctccaaGAGTCGAGCGGACATGCAGCACTCGCATGACGCCCCTAACAGGCTGCTGCCGGGACAGGACACCTccacacagagagaagaagacaaCACCAGTCGAGTCGGGACTGATAGAGGATATTCTGTGGATTAG
- the LOC114559332 gene encoding glycine N-acyltransferase-like protein Keg1 translates to MRVDSWPTFTTAICYRQKQYFSCSSSGGIPDICTVFTKNPETQRSLLLNERVVNWRNRLVFRGRCFHCQFPFWTNPTRSSSTHTCLMEAAGGSQESLGHVRVCKRHLPNHCVSDEKGRPVSWMLSNELCELRMAYTLPEYRRAGHLLALSLALIRRMGSVGLPVYCHVNQQNQATINAVTLLGFSACPSTEKISVLLICKDRV, encoded by the exons ATGCGTGTTGACTCCTGGCCTACATTCACTACTGCCATTTGTTACCGTCAAAAACAG TAtttcagctgcagcagctctggaGGGATTCCTGACATCTGCACCGTCTTCACCAAGAACCCAGAAACTCAGAGAAGTCTGCTGCTTAATGAGAGGGTTGTAAACTGGAGGAACCGACTCGTATTCAGAG GAAGGTGTTTCCACTGCCAATTTCCATTCTGGACGAATCCCACGCGGAGCTCGTCGACACACACTTGCCTTATGGAGGCAGCTGGAGGCAGCCAGGAGAGCCTCGGCCACGTGAGAGTCTGTAAACGCCATCTGCCAAACCACTGTGTTTCAGATGAGAAGGGCCGGCCTGTGTCCTGGATGCTGTCTAATGAGCTGTGTGAGCTGAGGATGGCCTACACCCTACCAGAGTACAGACGGGCCGGCCACCTCCTGGCTCTGTCTCTGGCTCTTATCCGCAGGATGGGCTCTGTGGGTCTGCCCGTCTACTGCCACGTCAACCAGCAGAACCAGGCCACCATTAACGCTGTGACCTTACTCGGCTTCTCTGCTTGTCCCAGTACGGAGAAGATCTCAGTGCTGCTAATATGCAAGGACAGAGTCTGA